One Natronomonas moolapensis 8.8.11 genomic region harbors:
- a CDS encoding ArsA family ATPase, which translates to MSEYVLYGGKGGVGKTTCAAATALGRARTGTPTLVVSTDPAHSLSDVFDAPIGAEPTRVREGLELWAVEIDPEDRIGRYRGQIGAALEDLEDLGITLDGDDLDDVIEAGVAPGTDEAAAMDLFVDFMDDPRYECIVFDTAPTGHTLRLLQLPDVMESAAGKLLTVKSQVSSLAESVRGFLGTGDDDGDADDDGPDLDLGAVQERMARVGATLRDPDRTEFRVVLVPEEMAILESERLLSELDACDVPVGGAVVNRVLEDPSPDCERCQSRHRRHRDRIESARERLSQPLAVVPELKGEVHGFDAIGAVADHIEDTGADSADR; encoded by the coding sequence GTGAGCGAGTACGTACTCTACGGCGGGAAAGGCGGCGTCGGCAAGACGACCTGTGCGGCCGCGACCGCGCTCGGCCGTGCTCGGACGGGGACGCCGACGCTCGTCGTGTCGACCGACCCGGCCCACTCGCTGTCGGACGTCTTCGACGCGCCGATCGGGGCCGAACCGACGCGAGTCCGCGAAGGGCTCGAGTTGTGGGCCGTCGAGATCGATCCCGAAGACCGGATCGGCCGGTACCGGGGGCAGATCGGCGCCGCCCTCGAAGACCTCGAGGACCTCGGTATCACCCTCGACGGGGACGACCTCGACGACGTCATCGAGGCCGGCGTCGCCCCCGGAACCGACGAGGCGGCGGCGATGGATCTCTTCGTCGACTTCATGGACGACCCCCGATACGAGTGTATCGTCTTCGACACCGCGCCGACGGGCCACACGCTTCGGCTGTTGCAGTTGCCGGACGTGATGGAGTCGGCCGCGGGAAAGCTCCTGACCGTCAAATCGCAGGTGTCGAGTCTCGCCGAGTCCGTCCGAGGGTTCCTTGGGACCGGTGACGACGACGGCGACGCGGACGACGACGGCCCCGACCTCGATCTCGGGGCGGTACAGGAACGGATGGCCCGCGTCGGGGCGACGCTTCGGGACCCCGACCGCACGGAGTTCCGGGTCGTGCTCGTCCCGGAGGAGATGGCGATCCTCGAGAGCGAACGACTCCTCTCGGAGCTCGACGCCTGCGACGTCCCCGTCGGTGGAGCCGTCGTCAACAGAGTGCTCGAGGATCCCTCGCCGGACTGCGAGCGGTGCCAGAGCCGCCATCGGCGCCACCGAGACCGAATCGAGAGCGCACGCGAGCGGCTCTCGCAACCGCTGGCGGTCGTACCGGAACTAAAAGGAGAGGTCCACGGCTTCGACGCGATCGGGGCGGTCGCCGACCACATCGAGGACACAGGGGCCGACAGCGCGGATCGGTAG
- a CDS encoding energy-coupling factor ABC transporter ATP-binding protein: MITVRDLRAERGDTTVLEGLSIRIADGEFLVVAGANGSGKTTLVRQFNGLLEPESGSVRVDGIDVSENPVAARTSVGMVFQNPRDCFVAATVGADVAFGPENLGLDREEIDRRVGAALEAVGMADRRGARIDRLSGGQQARVAIAGALAMEPDHLVLDEPFGGLDHPARRSVHRRLEALSAAGTSVIVVTHDLGEVGDLADRIAVLSGGTVAIETDSPADERLAKFGVRPC; encoded by the coding sequence ATGATAACGGTCCGGGACCTCCGGGCCGAACGCGGCGACACGACGGTCCTCGAGGGGCTGTCAATCCGGATCGCTGACGGCGAGTTCCTCGTCGTCGCGGGGGCGAACGGCTCCGGGAAGACGACGCTCGTCCGCCAGTTCAACGGACTCCTCGAGCCCGAGTCGGGGAGCGTCCGCGTCGACGGGATCGATGTCTCTGAGAACCCTGTCGCGGCCCGCACGTCCGTCGGCATGGTGTTTCAGAACCCTCGGGACTGTTTCGTCGCCGCGACCGTCGGCGCGGACGTCGCCTTCGGTCCGGAGAACCTGGGGTTGGACCGCGAGGAGATCGACCGCCGGGTCGGGGCGGCCCTCGAAGCCGTGGGGATGGCCGACCGCCGTGGGGCTCGCATCGACCGGCTCTCGGGGGGCCAACAGGCTCGCGTCGCGATCGCGGGCGCGCTCGCCATGGAACCCGACCACCTCGTGCTCGACGAGCCCTTCGGGGGGCTCGATCACCCGGCGCGGCGGTCGGTCCACCGGCGGCTGGAGGCGCTCTCGGCGGCGGGGACGAGCGTGATCGTCGTCACACACGACCTCGGGGAGGTGGGCGACCTCGCCGACCGCATCGCCGTGCTCTCCGGGGGGACGGTCGCGATCGAAACCGACAGCCCGGCGGACGAACGGCTCGCCAAGTTCGGCGTCCGGCCGTGTTGA
- a CDS encoding ATP-dependent DNA helicase: MSPDPEWRTIFGHDEPYDDQVDGIETAIDTAVESGFLALEGACGTGKTMLALTAGLSLVRDPDSSFERVFVLTSVKQQLKQFEADLRTINANLPDEWRPVSAMTLVGKADVCPYNVAGAGGIDDANVYERCEGLRERTRGLADGETTAASLAGAARSQQVGLADSGDGADFLEAAGEPTPYPEETPDSEGGTEYCPFYAGFLEDLPEEGDPIEAVPFDPTDRGLIGTDELIRLSAGHGSCPHSVMGALLPNVEVLVGNYYHAFDPTTVESFTGGLIDEKTFVVCDEAHMLEPRVRDLVGDGVSDRALSDAETELSRVIEPVAAVEEAGAGTQYGDEAKERAETIREALSESDVTVGELRDTRRFLTALLDRLDDRVTGHLDEGRPGWEERLPDLEDREIPLRDPERPGTDELTRWAGHNGFDARVWDRAESVCAVAGRVLDTLEEEDKRRAAPPVGRTLTQWHAADHTDYFREIELERTWDDTRPTGSWKRAYTATYSLHNCLPAGAIGDRLDEFGGGVLMSATLEPLEVFTEVTGLEHLESETGRPVVERTYGLEFPEENRASFALAAPKFTYENRGDVDETTPTRRAHARAIRQVAASPGNVLVGMPSYREAEWAAETLSELDKPVLVDEATDDTATERLKREFFEGEPKVLVTSLRGTLTEGVDYRGDRLSAAIVCGVPIINTASPRTRAVRTAYDRAFGGTSGRSPDGASGASASDAGFKYALAVPAVRKARQAVGRVIRGPGERGIRVLCDERYAKESWNSVRGLLGEAEREEFRSVGTEMLEYALEGFRER, from the coding sequence GTGTCCCCGGACCCCGAGTGGCGGACGATCTTCGGCCACGACGAGCCCTACGACGACCAAGTCGACGGCATCGAAACCGCGATCGACACCGCCGTCGAGTCGGGCTTTCTGGCCCTGGAGGGCGCCTGCGGCACCGGCAAGACGATGCTCGCGCTCACCGCGGGGCTCTCGTTGGTTAGAGACCCCGACTCGTCGTTCGAGCGCGTCTTCGTGCTGACGAGCGTCAAACAGCAACTCAAACAGTTCGAGGCCGACCTCCGGACGATCAACGCGAACCTCCCCGACGAGTGGCGGCCGGTCTCGGCGATGACGCTCGTGGGGAAAGCCGACGTCTGCCCGTACAACGTCGCGGGGGCGGGCGGCATCGACGACGCGAACGTCTACGAGCGCTGTGAGGGCCTCCGCGAGCGGACCCGGGGGCTGGCCGACGGCGAGACGACCGCCGCCTCGCTCGCGGGGGCCGCGAGGAGCCAGCAGGTCGGGCTGGCCGATTCGGGCGACGGGGCCGACTTCCTCGAGGCCGCCGGCGAGCCGACGCCGTACCCCGAGGAAACCCCCGATTCCGAAGGAGGAACCGAGTACTGCCCGTTCTATGCGGGCTTTCTCGAGGACCTGCCCGAGGAGGGCGACCCGATCGAGGCCGTCCCCTTCGACCCGACCGACCGCGGTCTCATCGGCACCGACGAGTTGATCCGGCTCTCGGCCGGCCACGGCAGTTGCCCGCATTCGGTGATGGGCGCGCTTTTGCCGAACGTCGAAGTGCTCGTCGGCAACTACTATCACGCCTTCGATCCGACGACGGTCGAATCCTTCACCGGCGGCCTCATCGACGAGAAGACGTTCGTCGTCTGCGATGAGGCACATATGCTCGAACCGCGGGTCAGAGACCTCGTCGGCGACGGCGTCTCCGACCGGGCGCTCTCGGACGCCGAAACCGAGCTCTCCCGCGTGATCGAGCCGGTAGCGGCGGTCGAGGAGGCCGGCGCCGGAACGCAGTACGGCGACGAGGCAAAGGAAAGGGCCGAAACGATCCGGGAGGCGCTTTCGGAATCGGACGTGACCGTCGGCGAACTCCGGGACACGCGGCGGTTCCTGACGGCGCTGCTCGATCGGCTCGACGACCGCGTAACCGGCCACCTCGACGAGGGCCGCCCCGGATGGGAAGAGCGCCTCCCCGACCTCGAGGACCGCGAGATCCCGCTCCGTGATCCCGAGCGGCCGGGAACGGACGAACTGACGCGGTGGGCCGGGCACAACGGCTTCGACGCGCGGGTCTGGGACCGCGCCGAGAGCGTGTGTGCGGTCGCGGGGCGGGTCCTCGACACGCTCGAAGAGGAGGACAAACGCCGCGCCGCGCCGCCGGTAGGGCGGACGCTCACGCAGTGGCACGCCGCGGATCACACCGACTACTTCCGGGAGATCGAACTGGAACGGACCTGGGACGACACCCGCCCAACCGGGTCGTGGAAGCGGGCCTACACCGCGACCTACAGCCTCCACAACTGCCTGCCGGCGGGGGCGATCGGCGATCGGCTCGACGAGTTCGGCGGCGGGGTGTTGATGAGCGCAACTCTCGAGCCCCTCGAGGTATTCACCGAGGTGACAGGGCTCGAGCACCTCGAGTCCGAGACCGGCCGCCCCGTCGTCGAGCGGACCTACGGTCTCGAGTTTCCCGAGGAGAACCGCGCCTCCTTCGCGCTGGCCGCCCCGAAGTTCACCTACGAGAACCGCGGCGACGTCGACGAGACGACGCCGACGCGGCGGGCCCACGCCCGGGCGATCCGACAGGTCGCGGCGTCGCCGGGCAACGTGTTGGTCGGGATGCCCTCCTACCGGGAGGCCGAGTGGGCCGCCGAGACGCTCTCGGAGCTCGACAAGCCGGTCTTGGTCGACGAGGCGACTGACGATACGGCGACCGAGCGGCTGAAACGCGAGTTCTTCGAGGGGGAGCCGAAGGTGCTGGTGACGAGCCTCCGCGGGACGCTCACGGAGGGCGTCGACTACCGCGGCGACCGGCTCTCGGCCGCGATCGTCTGCGGCGTCCCAATCATCAACACCGCCAGCCCCCGGACCCGCGCGGTCCGGACCGCCTACGATCGGGCTTTCGGGGGCACCTCCGGGCGGAGCCCGGACGGCGCCTCGGGCGCGTCGGCGTCCGACGCCGGGTTCAAGTACGCTCTGGCGGTGCCGGCCGTCCGGAAGGCCAGACAGGCCGTCGGACGGGTCATCCGCGGTCCCGGCGAGCGCGGGATCCGGGTGCTCTGTGACGAGCGCTACGCGAAGGAGTCCTGGAACAGCGTCCGCGGGTTGCTCGGCGAGGCCGAACGCGAGGAGTTCCGGTCGGTCGGCACGGAGATGCTGGAGTACGCCCTCGAGGGGTTCCGAGAACGGTGA
- a CDS encoding phosphate signaling complex PhoU family protein, with protein METRKVQRLGPSTLAMTLPAEWASEQSVEKGDEVSLRMGSKGTLTVMPESVQKEESEAVIHAQNLDADSVERAIVAQYVLGRRIIHVEVESGGTLDSAQINAVYNAETQLMGLGVIEETPERIAIRCSVDPEDFTLDNLLERLESTGSTMRNEGIKALAHGNPDLAQRALNRERQANKIFVLLLRLIFTAYQNPNLARAVGLDSGFPLIGYRSIAKNLELTADNAEDIAEIVLETEGHTLNVDSATMRRIREFTDQVNEITELGVGAAVHRDYDMAIETRNLFAEIRNREIEILDDLEEMPNEDLLRVREVLVSLGQTAQYAVRNAEIATNLALNKDSEHVTIK; from the coding sequence ATGGAGACACGAAAGGTACAGCGGTTGGGGCCGTCGACGCTCGCAATGACGCTGCCCGCGGAGTGGGCGAGCGAGCAAAGCGTCGAGAAGGGCGACGAGGTGTCGCTCCGGATGGGCAGCAAGGGGACCCTGACCGTCATGCCCGAATCGGTACAAAAAGAGGAGAGCGAGGCGGTCATCCACGCCCAGAACCTCGACGCTGACTCCGTCGAGCGCGCCATCGTCGCCCAGTACGTGCTCGGTCGTCGGATCATCCACGTCGAGGTCGAAAGCGGCGGGACTCTCGACTCCGCACAGATCAACGCCGTCTACAACGCCGAGACGCAACTGATGGGTCTCGGCGTCATCGAGGAAACGCCCGAGCGGATCGCCATCCGGTGTTCGGTCGACCCGGAAGACTTCACGCTGGATAACCTCCTCGAGCGGCTCGAATCGACGGGGTCGACCATGCGGAACGAGGGGATCAAGGCGCTCGCCCACGGCAACCCCGATCTCGCACAGCGGGCGCTGAACCGCGAACGCCAGGCGAACAAGATCTTCGTTCTCCTGTTGCGGCTCATCTTCACCGCCTACCAGAACCCCAACCTCGCGCGGGCGGTCGGTCTCGACTCGGGCTTTCCGCTCATCGGCTACCGTTCGATCGCGAAGAACCTCGAGTTGACCGCCGACAACGCCGAGGATATCGCCGAGATCGTCCTCGAGACCGAGGGCCACACGCTCAACGTCGACAGCGCCACGATGCGGCGCATCCGGGAGTTCACCGACCAAGTCAACGAGATCACCGAACTCGGAGTCGGAGCCGCGGTCCATCGCGATTACGACATGGCGATAGAGACGCGGAACCTCTTTGCGGAGATCAGAAACCGCGAGATCGAGATCCTCGACGATCTAGAGGAGATGCCGAACGAGGACCTCCTGCGCGTGCGGGAGGTGCTCGTCAGCCTCGGCCAGACCGCCCAGTACGCCGTCCGGAACGCCGAGATCGCGACGAATCTGGCGCTCAACAAGGACAGCGAGCACGTCACGATAAAGTAG
- a CDS encoding DUF1684 domain-containing protein — translation MEFDVESWREELVSYREQKDEQFEVPHSSPLGPEGRKEFDGIEYFEPDPDYRVETTVELDGSDETVAMETTADGEQLYERTARLHFEVPNASGEPTEGTLVGYTRVDQDEGSLFVPFRDKTTGQQTYPAGRYIELHYEGALDDGETFPLDFNLAYNPFCAYAAAYECPLPPRENWLEIAIPAGERYEE, via the coding sequence ATGGAGTTCGACGTCGAGTCCTGGCGGGAGGAGCTCGTATCGTACCGCGAACAGAAAGACGAGCAGTTCGAGGTGCCGCACTCCTCGCCGCTCGGCCCGGAGGGACGCAAGGAGTTCGACGGCATCGAGTACTTCGAGCCTGACCCCGACTATCGCGTCGAGACAACGGTCGAGCTCGACGGGAGCGACGAGACGGTCGCGATGGAGACGACGGCCGACGGCGAACAGCTCTACGAACGGACGGCGCGGCTACACTTCGAGGTGCCGAACGCCAGCGGAGAGCCGACCGAGGGGACCCTCGTCGGCTACACCCGCGTCGACCAAGACGAGGGGTCGCTGTTCGTTCCGTTCCGCGACAAGACGACGGGCCAACAGACCTACCCGGCGGGTCGGTACATCGAACTACACTACGAGGGGGCGCTCGATGACGGCGAGACGTTCCCGCTCGATTTTAACCTCGCGTACAACCCCTTTTGTGCGTACGCCGCCGCCTACGAGTGCCCGCTGCCGCCACGGGAGAACTGGCTCGAAATAGCGATCCCGGCCGGCGAGCGATACGAGGAGTGA
- a CDS encoding DUF7110 family protein, which produces MTSRVYRLHSTLELQLEDVHEFFDGYELPVEIEDVDVTRRNNTLIVSAVAAEDNISKYTPTAQLKASITENRLYETEDGWQETPPEPDAGASIGDDDDDSPQWGNFSDGTQMQEQEPEINSKLVEYACFKGDRETVLQNTALQYPMFEVLCGLAKFAEKGTLTAIAAVDDDLKAVQIVDGEERSANVEVVDDPQERESENTVNWRDNKFISG; this is translated from the coding sequence ATGACCAGTCGCGTATACAGACTTCACTCGACGCTGGAACTGCAACTCGAAGACGTCCACGAGTTCTTCGATGGGTACGAGCTACCGGTCGAAATCGAGGACGTCGACGTGACAAGACGAAACAACACGCTCATCGTTAGCGCTGTCGCCGCCGAGGACAACATTTCGAAGTACACCCCGACGGCACAGCTGAAGGCGAGCATCACCGAAAATCGGCTCTACGAGACCGAGGACGGCTGGCAGGAGACGCCGCCGGAACCGGACGCCGGGGCCTCGATCGGTGACGATGACGACGACAGCCCACAGTGGGGGAATTTCAGCGACGGCACCCAGATGCAAGAACAGGAACCGGAAATCAACTCGAAACTCGTCGAGTACGCCTGTTTCAAAGGCGACCGCGAGACCGTACTCCAGAACACCGCGCTGCAGTATCCGATGTTCGAAGTCCTCTGTGGTCTCGCGAAGTTCGCGGAGAAGGGAACGCTGACCGCGATCGCCGCCGTCGACGACGATCTCAAGGCGGTTCAGATCGTCGACGGCGAGGAGCGATCCGCGAACGTCGAGGTCGTCGACGATCCACAGGAACGCGAGTCCGAAAACACCGTCAACTGGCGCGACAACAAGTTCATTAGCGGCTGA
- a CDS encoding biotin transporter BioY has protein sequence MNSSTAADVELVGDETAGNIARAALFAALMGAFSYVSFPYPLSPAPVTLQVLGVFLAGLFLGPLWGGASMVLYLLAGAVGAPVFAGGGAGIGVLLGPTGGYLLSYAVAAAVVGAIAHGGLRVGSLAETPVVRMLAAMVAATVVIYGIGVPFLWWNLDMTLRTAVITGAAVFLPAEAAKMAAAIGILRSDAMGAA, from the coding sequence ATGAACAGCTCGACGGCGGCCGACGTGGAACTCGTCGGCGACGAAACAGCCGGAAACATCGCGCGTGCGGCGCTCTTTGCCGCGCTTATGGGCGCGTTCTCGTACGTCTCGTTTCCCTATCCGCTGTCGCCAGCCCCGGTCACGCTGCAGGTACTCGGAGTCTTTCTCGCCGGGCTGTTCCTCGGCCCGCTGTGGGGCGGTGCGTCGATGGTGCTGTATCTCCTCGCCGGGGCGGTCGGCGCGCCGGTGTTCGCGGGCGGCGGGGCCGGGATTGGCGTGTTGCTCGGCCCGACGGGCGGGTATCTGCTCTCGTACGCCGTCGCGGCCGCCGTCGTCGGTGCGATCGCCCACGGGGGGCTCCGAGTGGGGTCGCTCGCCGAAACGCCGGTCGTCCGGATGCTCGCAGCGATGGTCGCCGCCACGGTCGTCATCTACGGGATCGGCGTCCCGTTCCTGTGGTGGAACCTCGATATGACGCTCCGAACCGCCGTGATCACGGGGGCGGCCGTCTTCCTCCCCGCCGAAGCGGCGAAGATGGCTGCGGCGATCGGGATACTCAGGAGCGACGCGATGGGCGCCGCATGA
- a CDS encoding NAD(P)/FAD-dependent oxidoreductase, whose translation MTDDYQVTVVGGGPAGLTAALYATRLGHDTAVINRGGGRAAMMLDTHNVIGVTEDTSGNEFLATAIEQVQEYGGDYVQDLVTDIEPLGDDEGFRVTAGNTEVTTDHVVLATGFSDTRPDPPLPRTGMGLHWCLHCDAYMFVDEPVYVMGTGDSAAHVAMIMLNFTPDVDILTRGDDIEWSAETAETLENHPIDVIHEDVVGMEKNDDGWLSAFEFEDGTVREYRGGFPMYGAEYNTDLAESLGVELNDDGTVAVDDHGRTSVDGVYAVGDVTPGHNQIPTAMGEGARCGIGNHYDLRAFPRDLEAIAERGPVTEADVPAISEELLAHAVAHEGHPGGPREEPSVASDD comes from the coding sequence ATGACAGACGATTATCAGGTGACGGTCGTCGGTGGCGGCCCGGCCGGGCTGACGGCGGCACTGTACGCGACCCGACTCGGACACGACACCGCGGTCATCAACCGCGGAGGCGGTCGCGCGGCGATGATGCTCGATACACACAACGTCATCGGCGTCACCGAAGACACCTCCGGCAACGAGTTCCTCGCGACGGCGATCGAACAGGTCCAAGAGTACGGCGGCGACTACGTCCAGGACCTGGTCACCGACATCGAACCGCTCGGCGACGACGAGGGGTTTCGGGTCACCGCCGGCAACACCGAGGTGACCACCGACCACGTCGTCCTCGCGACGGGCTTTTCGGACACGCGGCCGGACCCGCCGCTGCCCCGAACCGGGATGGGGCTGCACTGGTGTCTGCATTGTGATGCCTACATGTTCGTCGACGAACCGGTGTACGTGATGGGGACGGGGGATTCGGCCGCCCACGTCGCGATGATCATGCTGAACTTCACGCCCGACGTCGACATCCTCACCCGCGGCGACGACATCGAGTGGTCCGCGGAGACCGCCGAGACTCTCGAGAACCACCCGATCGACGTGATTCACGAGGACGTCGTCGGCATGGAAAAAAACGACGACGGCTGGCTCTCGGCGTTCGAGTTCGAGGACGGCACCGTCCGAGAGTACCGCGGCGGCTTCCCGATGTACGGCGCGGAGTACAACACCGACCTCGCGGAGTCGCTGGGCGTCGAATTGAACGACGACGGCACTGTCGCGGTCGACGACCACGGCCGGACGAGCGTCGACGGCGTCTACGCCGTCGGCGACGTGACGCCCGGACACAACCAGATCCCGACGGCGATGGGCGAGGGCGCCCGCTGTGGGATCGGCAACCACTACGACCTCCGGGCGTTCCCCCGCGACCTCGAGGCGATCGCCGAGCGCGGCCCCGTCACCGAGGCGGACGTGCCGGCGATTTCCGAGGAACTGCTGGCCCACGCCGTCGCCCACGAGGGCCACCCCGGCGGGCCGCGCGAGGAGCCCTCGGTCGCCAGCGACGACTGA
- a CDS encoding energy-coupling factor transporter transmembrane component T family protein, producing MLSYEPGDSLAHRLDPRSKLAVQVGFAAAAFAHTTPRGLAALTAVTGLVLALARTDPRRALWELRFVVPFVVAAPLIEGFDWGGFVPADAVTPALAGYRTLLVVVVAAAYVRTTPVRDSRAAIQRTVPGRTGQFLGLGVAFVFRFLPVLQADLARIRDAHRSRLGTERPVPERMSTLAVAALGRAVERADRFSLALRARCFSWNPTLPGMRFSRPDAGAFVVAAALGLAALAPLVQ from the coding sequence GTGTTGAGCTACGAGCCGGGTGACTCCCTCGCTCACCGACTCGACCCCCGCTCGAAGCTCGCTGTCCAAGTCGGGTTCGCGGCGGCCGCCTTCGCCCACACGACGCCGCGGGGTCTGGCAGCGCTGACGGCCGTGACGGGGCTCGTGTTGGCGCTCGCCCGTACCGACCCCCGGCGGGCGCTTTGGGAACTCCGGTTCGTCGTGCCCTTTGTCGTCGCCGCCCCGCTGATCGAGGGGTTCGACTGGGGCGGGTTCGTCCCCGCCGACGCCGTCACACCCGCGCTCGCCGGCTACCGCACCCTGCTCGTGGTGGTCGTCGCCGCGGCTTACGTCCGCACCACGCCCGTCCGGGATTCGCGGGCGGCCATCCAGCGGACGGTCCCGGGACGGACGGGGCAGTTCCTCGGGCTGGGCGTCGCGTTCGTCTTTCGGTTCCTGCCGGTCCTGCAGGCCGACCTCGCGAGGATCCGGGACGCCCACCGGTCGCGGCTCGGGACCGAGCGCCCGGTCCCCGAGCGGATGAGTACCCTCGCCGTCGCGGCGTTGGGCCGCGCCGTCGAACGGGCTGATCGGTTCTCGCTCGCGCTGCGGGCGCGGTGTTTCTCGTGGAACCCGACGTTGCCCGGGATGCGGTTCTCGCGGCCCGACGCGGGTGCGTTCGTCGTCGCGGCGGCGTTGGGCCTCGCGGCGCTCGCGCCGCTGGTCCAGTAA
- a CDS encoding FAD-binding protein — MDDPDTGAAPGRVVVSGGGVAGLSAGTFLARAGFDTVVLSGGESILRRNAHLENVPGFPAGVNPRLFADLLERGAERGGCLLEEGRVVGLRPDDGEFRVRVDPDTGGGDSGGDAATLVADSVLAASWSDPEYLRGIDAVGLVDLGSKTYVDVDEGGRTGVEGLYAAGRLAGKAHQTVVCAGHGAEVALALIEDSEVPFYHDWVAPEGYFTDRGREVPPGCEEIDAEERRRRERESMAVMAEAFETPHGDEPTAHPSLSEEGAE; from the coding sequence ATGGACGATCCCGATACAGGGGCTGCCCCCGGGCGCGTCGTCGTGTCGGGCGGCGGCGTCGCCGGACTGAGCGCCGGTACGTTCCTCGCCCGGGCGGGGTTCGATACAGTCGTGTTGAGCGGCGGCGAGTCGATCCTTCGGCGGAACGCACACCTCGAGAACGTCCCGGGGTTTCCGGCCGGCGTCAACCCCCGGCTGTTCGCCGACCTGCTCGAACGCGGGGCCGAACGGGGCGGCTGTCTCCTGGAGGAAGGACGCGTCGTCGGGCTTCGCCCCGACGACGGCGAGTTTCGGGTTCGGGTCGACCCCGACACCGGCGGTGGCGACAGCGGTGGCGACGCCGCAACGCTCGTCGCGGACTCCGTGCTCGCGGCGTCGTGGAGCGATCCCGAGTATCTCCGTGGGATCGACGCCGTCGGCCTCGTCGATCTCGGCTCGAAGACCTACGTCGACGTCGACGAGGGGGGTCGGACGGGCGTCGAGGGGCTGTACGCCGCCGGCCGGCTCGCCGGGAAGGCCCACCAGACAGTCGTCTGTGCGGGTCACGGCGCCGAGGTCGCGTTGGCACTGATCGAGGACTCCGAGGTCCCCTTCTATCACGACTGGGTCGCCCCGGAGGGCTACTTCACCGATCGGGGACGCGAAGTGCCGCCCGGCTGCGAGGAGATCGACGCCGAGGAGCGCCGCCGCCGCGAGCGCGAGTCGATGGCGGTGATGGCCGAGGCGTTCGAGACGCCGCACGGTGACGAGCCGACGGCGCACCCGAGCCTCAGTGAGGAGGGCGCGGAGTAG